The Athene noctua chromosome 3, bAthNoc1.hap1.1, whole genome shotgun sequence genome includes a region encoding these proteins:
- the ARID2 gene encoding AT-rich interactive domain-containing protein 2 isoform X1 — translation MANSTGKNHADQRRKGLAFLDELRQFHHSRGSPFKKIPVVGGKELDLHALYTRVTTLGGFGKVSEKNQWGEIVEEFNFPRSCSNAAFALKQYYLRYLEKYEKVHHFGEEDDEVQPGNPKPQLPIGAIPTSYNYQQHSVSDYLRQSYGLSMDLNSPNDYNKLVLSLLSGLPNEVDFAINVCTLLSNESKHVMQLEKDPKIITLLLANAGVFDDTLGSFSAVFGEEWKEKTDRDFVKFWKDIVEDIEVRDLISDRSKSQDIPSEEWIWESLFHPPRKLGINDIEGQRVLQIAVILRNLSFEEGNVKLLAANRTCLRFLLLSAHSHFISLRQLGLDTLGNIAAELLLDPVDFKTTHLMFHTVTKCLMSRDRFLKMRGMEILANLCKAEDNGVLICEYVDQESYKEIICHLTLPDVLLVISALEVLYMLTEMGEVACSKIAKVEKSIDTLVCLVSMDIQMFGPDALTAVKLIEHQCVSQQGVPDVRPQVMDHGSSQAHATGVPASRTAPHVVPPPGIVEIDSEKFACQWLNAHFEVNLDCSVSRAEMYSEYLSTCSKLARGGILTSTGFYKCLRTVFPNHTVKRVEDPSNNGQAHIHVVGVKRRAIPLPIQMYYQQQPTSSTPVVRVDSIPDVSASPSPAGIPHGLPSVGNHYQRTPINQSSTLTATQMSFPIQGVHTVAQTVSRIPQNPSIHTQQQQNAPVTVIQNKGPISCEVVKATVIQSSVPQSAVPVTIAVGGAPQASNQNHSSTGQQPSVTVVSSQTLLHHQPVIQQQSPLHAVVPGQIPSGTPVTVIQQAVPQGHIFGRVQNIPACSSAVSQGQQLISTSSQPGQTSSQQSSAGNQQQDTVIIAPQQYVTTSASNIVSATTVQNFQVAAGQVVTIAGVQNPPTSRVGFQNIAPKPLPSQQVPPAVVQQQMQPQQQAPPPSQQSVVIVSQPAQQGQTYAPAIHQIVLANPASIPAGQTVQLTGQPNITPSSSPSPGPVTNNQLPTVMSSSSTAPQSQGPPPTVSQMLSVKRQQQQQQHSPASSQQQVQVQQPIQMQVQSQQANTGVGQPNSGESSLIKQLLLPKRGPSTPGGKLILPAPQIPPPNNARAPSPQVVYQMANNQAPGFGVQGQSPAQQLLVGQQNVQLVPGSIQPQGAVQTVPISNLQILPGQLISNSPATIFQGTTGNQVTITVVPNTSFATATVSQGNATQIIAPAGIAVSGAQTGVGLQVQTLPATQAPSAGQSPCTAAPPFKGDKIICQKEEEAKEATGLHIHERKIEVMENPSCRRGAANTSNGDAKENEMQVGSLLNGRKYSDSSLPPSNSGKTQNEANQCSQVSNGPSLEMGENGAPGKQNFEQMDTQEIKSDLKKPLVNGICDFEKGDCSHLSKNIPNHKTSNHVGNGEISSVEQQGNLDATQQDTAKGDQGERISNGPVLTLSSSPVVSGTQEAAKLLTQQLSGTNTDLPNGPLASSLNSDVPQQRPSVVVSPQSTASVIQGHQIIAVPHSGPRVSQSTLSSEVRSTNGTAECKTVKRPAEDNDRETVPGIPNKVGVRIVTISDPNNAGCSATMVAVPAGADPSTVAKVAIESAVQQKQQHPTTYIQSMVTQSTPATSIPTVQVQGQQINLQPPSYTAASQHAEQMKKPGQNFMCLWQSCKKWFQTPSQVFYHAATEHGGKDVYPGQCLWEGCEPFQRQRFSFITHLQDKHCSRDALLAGLKQDEHGQVGNQKPPNKQPAAGGTASTPRAQKAIVNHPSAALMALRRGSRNLVFRDFTDEKEGPITKHIRLTAALILKNIGKYSECGRRLLKRHENHLSVLAISNMEASSTLAKCLYELNFTVQSKEHEKDSEMLQ, via the exons atTACCTTCGTCAAAGCTATGGGCTGTCTATGGACTTAAACTCACCAAATGACTATAATAAATTGGTGCTTTCACTGTTATCTGGACTCCCAAATGAAGTGGACTTTGCAATTAATGTATGTACTCTTCTTTCAAATGAAAGCAAGCATGTTATGCAGCTTGAAAAGGACCCTAAAATCATCACATTACTGCTTGCAAATGCTGGGGTGTTTGATGACA CTTTAGGATCATTTTCTGCTGTATTTGGAGAAGAATGGAAGGAGAAAACTGATAGAGATTTTGTtaag ttttggaAGGATATTGTTGAGGATATTGAAGTTCGTGATCTAATTTCTGACAGAAGCAAATCTCAAG ATATTCCATCGGAAGAATGGATTTGGGAATCCTTATTTCATCCCCCTCGCAAATTGGGCATTAATGATATTGAAGGGCAGCGGGTACTTCAGATCGCAGTGATTTTACGTAATCTTTCTTTTGAAGAGGGAAACGTTAAACTTTTGGCAGCTAATCGTACTTGTCTTCGGTTCCTGCTACTCTCTGCTCATAGTCACTTTATTTCTCTGCGGCAGTTGGGGCTTGACACACTGGGAAATATTGCAGCAGAG cTTCTTTTGGATCCTGTTGATTTCAAAACTACTCATCTAATGTTTCACACTGTTACGAAATGCCTCATGTCAAgggatagatttttaaaaatgagag GCATGGAAATCTTGGCAAATCTTTGTAAGGCTGAAGATAACGGTGTCTTAATTTGTGAATATGTGGATCAGGAATCCTATAAGGAGATCATATGTCATCTCACACTACCAGATGTGCTGCTTGTAATCTCAGCACTTGAGGTGCTGTATATGCTCACAGAAATGGGAGAAGTGGCCTGCTCAAAGATTGCTAAAGTAGAGAAGAGCATAG ATACATTAGTATGTCTGGTTTCTATGGACATCCAGATGTTTGGACCTGATGCACTTACTGCTGTAAAACTCATTGAACATCAGTGTGTTAGTCAGCAAGGAGTACCTGATGTCAGACCCCAAGTAATGGATCATGGTTCTTCACAGGCCCATGCAACAGGTGTCCCAG CCTCTAGGACAGCACCACATGTTGTTCCACCACCAGGAATAGTAGAAATAGACAGTGAGAAATTTGCATGTCAGTG GCTGAATGCACATTTTGAGGTGAATCTTGACTGCTCAGTCTCTCGAGCAGAAATGTATTCTGAATACCTCTCTACCTGTAGTAAATTGGCTCGAGGTGGAATCCTAACATCAACTGGATTTTATAAATGTCTGCG AACTGTCTTTCCAAATCATACAGTGAAGAGAGTAGAAGATCCGAGTAACAATGGTCAAGCACATATACATGTGGTAGGAGTGAAAAGGAGAGCTATACCACTTCCCATTCAGATGTACTATCAGCAGCAACCAACTTCGTCTACCCCAGTTGTCCGGGTTGATTCAATTCCTGATGTGTCTGCGTCTCCTTCGCCAGcag GAATCCCGCATGGGCTACCAAGCGTAGGAAATCACTATCAGAGAACCCCTATTAACCAGTCTTCAACTTTGACAGCAACACAAATGTCTTTTCCAATTCAAGGTGTTCATACTGTGGCACAGACTGTTTCTAGAATTCCACAAAATCCTTCTATTCATacacagcagcaacaaaatgCGCCAGTGACTGTTATACAGAATAAAGGTCCAATATCTTGTGAAGTAGTGAAGGCCACAGTAATACAGAGCTCTGTTCCCCAGTCTGCAGTTCCTGTTACTATTGCTGTAGGAGGAGCACCACAAGCTTCTAATCAAAATCACAGCTCTACAGGACAACAGCCGTCTGTTACTGTTGTTAGTTCTCAGACGTTGCTTCACCACCAACCTGTAATTCAACAACAGTCTCCACTGCATGCAGTGGTACCAGGGCAGATACCTTCAGGCACTCCTGTTACGGTAATTCAGCAAGCTGTACCTCAGGGTCATATATTTGGCAGAGTACAAAACATACCAGCATGCAGTTCAGCAGTTTCACAGGGTCAACAGCTAATCAGCACATCGTCACAACCTGGGCAGACATCATCTCAGCAGTCCTCTGCTGGCAACCAGCAACAAGATACAGTCATCATAGCACCACAGCAGTATGTCACAACCTCTGCCTCTAACATTGTTTCTGCCACCACTGTTCAAAATTTCCAAGTAGCAGCTGGGCAGGTGGTTACAATCGCGGGTGTCCAGAACCCACCAACATCTCGGGTAGGGTTTCAGAATATTGCACCAAAGCCTCTGCCGTCTCAGCAAGTTCCACCTGCTGTGGTACAGCAGCAgatgcagccacagcagcaggcTCCACCACCATCCCAGCAAAGTGTAGTGATTGTAAGCCAGCCAGCTCAGCAAGGTCAGACGTATGCACCAGCCATTCATCAAATAGTGCTTGCTAATCCAGCTTCTATTCCTGCTGGTCAAACTGTCCAGTTGACTGGACAGCCAAATATTACTCCGTCTTCTTCACCATCCCCAGGTCCAGTTACAAATAATCAACTCCCTACGGTTATGTCATCTTCATCTACTGCTCCTCAGTCACAAGGACCCCCTCCTACTGTCAGCCAGATGCTTTCTGtaaagaggcagcagcagcagcagcaacattcACCAGCATCATCACAGCAGCAGGTACAGGTACAACAACCGATACAAATGCAAGTTCAATCACAGCAAGCTAATACAGGAGTTGGCCAGCCTAACTCTGGTGAGTCTAGTCTGATAAAACAACTGCTTCTTCCAAAAAGAGGCCCCTCAACGCCAGGGGGGAAGCTTATACTCCCAGCTCCACAGATTCCTCCACCTAACAATGCAAGAGCTCCTAGCCCTCAGGTGGTTTATCAGATGGCCAATAACCAGGCACCAGGTTTTGGAGTTCAAGGACAGtctccagctcagcagctgctaGTTGGACAGCAAAATGTTCAGCTGGTCCCAGGTTCAATCCAGCCCCAAGGAGCAGTACAAACAGTACCCATTTCTAATTTACAGATATTGCCAGGCCAGTTGATCTCAAACAGCCCAGCAACTATTTTCCAAGGGACTACTGGCAACCAGGTTACGATAACAGTTGTGCCAAATACGAGTTTTGCTACTGCAACTGTGAGTCAGGGAAATGCAACTCAAATCATTGCTCCAGCAGGAATTGCCGTGAGTGGAGCACAGACAGGAGTTGGGCTACAGGTGCAAACACTTCCAGCTACTCAAGCACCTTCAGCTGGACAATCACCGTGTACTGCTGCTCCCCCATTCAAAGGTGATAAAATAATTTGccaaaaggaggaagaagcaaaGGAAGCAACAGGTTTACACATTCATGAACGTAAAATTGAAGTTATGGAGAATCCTTCCTGCCGAAGAGGAGCTGCAAACACCAGCAATGGGGatgctaaagaaaatgaaatgcaggTGGGAAGTCTTTTAAATGGGAGAAAGTATAGTGACTCCAGTCTACCTCCTTCTAACTCAGGGAAAACTCAGAATGAGGCCAATCAGTGCTCACAAGTCAGTAATGGGCCATCATTAGAAATGGGTGAGAACGGAGCTCCTGGAAAGCAGAACTTTGAACAAATGGACACACAGGAAATTAAAAGTGATTTGAAGAAGCCCCTAGTTAATGGAATCTGTGATTTTGAAAAAGGAGATTGTTCTCATTTGAGCAAAAACATTCCAAATCACAAAACTTCCAATCATGTAGGAAATGGTGAGATATCTTCAGTGGAACAACAAGGGAATTTGGATGCCACGCAGCAAGATACTGCCAAAGGTGATCAAGGGGAAAGAATTTCTAATGGGCCTGTATTAACTTTGAGTAGTTCACCTGTTGTAAGCGGTACACAGGAGGCTGCAAAACTGTTAACCCAGCAACTTAGTGGTACCAACACTGATTTACCTAATGGACCTCTAGCTTCAAGTTTGAATTCAGATGTGCCTCAGCAACGCCCAAGTGTAGTTGTCTCACCACAATCTACAGCCTCTGTTATACAGGGGCATCAAATCATAGCAGTTCCACACTCAGGACCTAGAGTGTCCCAGTCTACCCTGTCATCCGAAGTTCGGTCTACTAATGGCACAGCAGAATGCAAAACTGTAAAGAGGCCAGCAGAGGATAATGACAGGGAAACTGTTCCAGGAATTCCAAATAAAGTAGGAGTTAGAATTGTTACAATCAGTGACCCCAACAATGCTGGTTGCAGTGCAACTATGGTTGCTGTGCCAGCTGGAGCGGATCCAAGCACTGTAGCAAAAGTAGCAATAGAAAGTGCTGTTcaacaaaagcagcagcatccaACCACGTATATACAAAGCATGGTCACACAG AGCACACCTGCAACGTCGATACCAACAGTGCAAGTACAGGGCCAGCAGATCAATTTGCAGCCACCTTCGTACACTGCAGCAAGTCAGCATGCAGAGCAAATGAAAAAACCTGGACAGAACTTCATGTGTCTGTGGCAATCTTGTAAAAA GTGGTTTCAGACACCATCACAGGTTTTCTATCATGCAGCAACTGAACATGGAGGAAAAGATGTCTACCCAGGGCAGTGCTTATGGGAGGGATGTGAACCTTTCCAGCGGCAGAGGTTTTCCTTCATTACCCATTTACAG GATAAGCACTGCTCCAGAGATGCTTTGCTTGCAGGATTAAAACAAGATGAACATGGACAAGTAGGAAACCAGAAGCCTCCCAATAA GCAGCCAGCTGCAGGGGGTACTGCCTCTACTCCCAGAGCACAGAAGGCCATTGTGAATCATCCGAGTGCTGCCCTAATGGCATTAAGAAGGGGATCAAGAAACCTTGTCTTCAGAGATTTCACA GATGAAAAAGAGGGACCAATAACTAAACACATCCGATTAACAGCTGCCTTAATACTAAAAAATATTGGTAAATATTCAGAATGTGGTCGCAG ATTGCtaaaaagacatgaaaatcaTCTATCAGTGCTAGCCATTAGTAATATGGAAGCTTCCTCCACACTTGCCAAATGCCTTTATGAACTTAATTTTACTGTCCAGAgtaaagaacatgaaaaagactCTGAGATGCTGCAGTGA
- the ARID2 gene encoding AT-rich interactive domain-containing protein 2 isoform X2 — protein sequence MANSTGKNHADQRRKGLAFLDELRQFHHSRGSPFKKIPVVGGKELDLHALYTRVTTLGGFGKVSEKNQWGEIVEEFNFPRSCSNAAFALKQYYLRYLEKYEKVHHFGEEDDEVQPGNPKPQLPIGAIPTSYNYQQHSVSDYLRQSYGLSMDLNSPNDYNKLVLSLLSGLPNEVDFAINVCTLLSNESKHVMQLEKDPKIITLLLANAGVFDDTLGSFSAVFGEEWKEKTDRDFVKFWKDIVEDIEVRDLISDRSKSQDIPSEEWIWESLFHPPRKLGINDIEGQRVLQIAVILRNLSFEEGNVKLLAANRTCLRFLLLSAHSHFISLRQLGLDTLGNIAAELLLDPVDFKTTHLMFHTVTKCLMSRDRFLKMRGMEILANLCKAEDNGVLICEYVDQESYKEIICHLTLPDVLLVISALEVLYMLTEMGEVACSKIAKVEKSIDTLVCLVSMDIQMFGPDALTAVKLIEHQCVSQQGVPDVRPQVMDHGSSQAHATGVPASRTAPHVVPPPGIVEIDSEKFACQWLNAHFEVNLDCSVSRAEMYSEYLSTCSKLARGGILTSTGFYKCLRTVFPNHTVKRVEDPSNNGQAHIHVVGVKRRAIPLPIQMYYQQQPTSSTPVVRVDSIPDVSASPSPAGIPHGLPSVGNHYQRTPINQSSTLTATQMSFPIQGVHTVAQTVSRIPQNPSIHTQQQQNAPVTVIQNKGPISCEVVKATVIQSSVPQSAVPVTIAVGGAPQASNQNHSSTGQQPSVTVVSSQTLLHHQPVIQQQSPLHAVVPGQIPSGTPVTVIQQAVPQGHIFGRVQNIPACSSAVSQGQQLISTSSQPGQTSSQQSSAGNQQQDTVIIAPQQYVTTSASNIVSATTVQNFQVAAGQVVTIAGVQNPPTSRVGFQNIAPKPLPSQQVPPAVVQQQMQPQQQAPPPSQQSVVIVSQPAQQGQTYAPAIHQIVLANPASIPAGQTVQLTGQPNITPSSSPSPGPVTNNQLPTVMSSSSTAPQSQGPPPTVSQMLSVKRQQQQQQHSPASSQQQVQVQQPIQMQVQSQQANTGVGQPNSGESSLIKQLLLPKRGPSTPGGKLILPAPQIPPPNNARAPSPQVVYQMANNQAPGFGVQGQSPAQQLLVGQQNVQLVPGSIQPQGAVQTVPISNLQILPGQLISNSPATIFQGTTGNQVTITVVPNTSFATATVSQGNATQIIAPAGIAVSGAQTGVGLQVQTLPATQAPSAGQSPCTAAPPFKGDKIICQKEEEAKEATGLHIHERKIEVMENPSCRRGAANTSNGDAKENEMQVGSLLNGRKYSDSSLPPSNSGKTQNEANQCSQVSNGPSLEMGENGAPGKQNFEQMDTQEIKSDLKKPLVNGICDFEKGDCSHLSKNIPNHKTSNHVGNGEISSVEQQGNLDATQQDTAKGDQGERISNGPVLTLSSSPVVSGTQEAAKLLTQQLSGTNTDLPNGPLASSLNSDVPQQRPSVVVSPQSTASVIQGHQIIAVPHSGPRVSQSTLSSEVRSTNGTAECKTVKRPAEDNDRETVPGIPNKVGVRIVTISDPNNAGCSATMVAVPAGADPSTVAKVAIESAVQQKQQHPTTYIQSMVTQSTPATSIPTVQVQGQQINLQPPSYTAASQHAEQMKKPGQNFMCLWQSCKKWFQTPSQVFYHAATEHGGKDVYPGQCLWEGCEPFQRQRFSFITHLQDKHCSRDALLAGLKQDEHGQVGNQKPPNNV from the exons atTACCTTCGTCAAAGCTATGGGCTGTCTATGGACTTAAACTCACCAAATGACTATAATAAATTGGTGCTTTCACTGTTATCTGGACTCCCAAATGAAGTGGACTTTGCAATTAATGTATGTACTCTTCTTTCAAATGAAAGCAAGCATGTTATGCAGCTTGAAAAGGACCCTAAAATCATCACATTACTGCTTGCAAATGCTGGGGTGTTTGATGACA CTTTAGGATCATTTTCTGCTGTATTTGGAGAAGAATGGAAGGAGAAAACTGATAGAGATTTTGTtaag ttttggaAGGATATTGTTGAGGATATTGAAGTTCGTGATCTAATTTCTGACAGAAGCAAATCTCAAG ATATTCCATCGGAAGAATGGATTTGGGAATCCTTATTTCATCCCCCTCGCAAATTGGGCATTAATGATATTGAAGGGCAGCGGGTACTTCAGATCGCAGTGATTTTACGTAATCTTTCTTTTGAAGAGGGAAACGTTAAACTTTTGGCAGCTAATCGTACTTGTCTTCGGTTCCTGCTACTCTCTGCTCATAGTCACTTTATTTCTCTGCGGCAGTTGGGGCTTGACACACTGGGAAATATTGCAGCAGAG cTTCTTTTGGATCCTGTTGATTTCAAAACTACTCATCTAATGTTTCACACTGTTACGAAATGCCTCATGTCAAgggatagatttttaaaaatgagag GCATGGAAATCTTGGCAAATCTTTGTAAGGCTGAAGATAACGGTGTCTTAATTTGTGAATATGTGGATCAGGAATCCTATAAGGAGATCATATGTCATCTCACACTACCAGATGTGCTGCTTGTAATCTCAGCACTTGAGGTGCTGTATATGCTCACAGAAATGGGAGAAGTGGCCTGCTCAAAGATTGCTAAAGTAGAGAAGAGCATAG ATACATTAGTATGTCTGGTTTCTATGGACATCCAGATGTTTGGACCTGATGCACTTACTGCTGTAAAACTCATTGAACATCAGTGTGTTAGTCAGCAAGGAGTACCTGATGTCAGACCCCAAGTAATGGATCATGGTTCTTCACAGGCCCATGCAACAGGTGTCCCAG CCTCTAGGACAGCACCACATGTTGTTCCACCACCAGGAATAGTAGAAATAGACAGTGAGAAATTTGCATGTCAGTG GCTGAATGCACATTTTGAGGTGAATCTTGACTGCTCAGTCTCTCGAGCAGAAATGTATTCTGAATACCTCTCTACCTGTAGTAAATTGGCTCGAGGTGGAATCCTAACATCAACTGGATTTTATAAATGTCTGCG AACTGTCTTTCCAAATCATACAGTGAAGAGAGTAGAAGATCCGAGTAACAATGGTCAAGCACATATACATGTGGTAGGAGTGAAAAGGAGAGCTATACCACTTCCCATTCAGATGTACTATCAGCAGCAACCAACTTCGTCTACCCCAGTTGTCCGGGTTGATTCAATTCCTGATGTGTCTGCGTCTCCTTCGCCAGcag GAATCCCGCATGGGCTACCAAGCGTAGGAAATCACTATCAGAGAACCCCTATTAACCAGTCTTCAACTTTGACAGCAACACAAATGTCTTTTCCAATTCAAGGTGTTCATACTGTGGCACAGACTGTTTCTAGAATTCCACAAAATCCTTCTATTCATacacagcagcaacaaaatgCGCCAGTGACTGTTATACAGAATAAAGGTCCAATATCTTGTGAAGTAGTGAAGGCCACAGTAATACAGAGCTCTGTTCCCCAGTCTGCAGTTCCTGTTACTATTGCTGTAGGAGGAGCACCACAAGCTTCTAATCAAAATCACAGCTCTACAGGACAACAGCCGTCTGTTACTGTTGTTAGTTCTCAGACGTTGCTTCACCACCAACCTGTAATTCAACAACAGTCTCCACTGCATGCAGTGGTACCAGGGCAGATACCTTCAGGCACTCCTGTTACGGTAATTCAGCAAGCTGTACCTCAGGGTCATATATTTGGCAGAGTACAAAACATACCAGCATGCAGTTCAGCAGTTTCACAGGGTCAACAGCTAATCAGCACATCGTCACAACCTGGGCAGACATCATCTCAGCAGTCCTCTGCTGGCAACCAGCAACAAGATACAGTCATCATAGCACCACAGCAGTATGTCACAACCTCTGCCTCTAACATTGTTTCTGCCACCACTGTTCAAAATTTCCAAGTAGCAGCTGGGCAGGTGGTTACAATCGCGGGTGTCCAGAACCCACCAACATCTCGGGTAGGGTTTCAGAATATTGCACCAAAGCCTCTGCCGTCTCAGCAAGTTCCACCTGCTGTGGTACAGCAGCAgatgcagccacagcagcaggcTCCACCACCATCCCAGCAAAGTGTAGTGATTGTAAGCCAGCCAGCTCAGCAAGGTCAGACGTATGCACCAGCCATTCATCAAATAGTGCTTGCTAATCCAGCTTCTATTCCTGCTGGTCAAACTGTCCAGTTGACTGGACAGCCAAATATTACTCCGTCTTCTTCACCATCCCCAGGTCCAGTTACAAATAATCAACTCCCTACGGTTATGTCATCTTCATCTACTGCTCCTCAGTCACAAGGACCCCCTCCTACTGTCAGCCAGATGCTTTCTGtaaagaggcagcagcagcagcagcaacattcACCAGCATCATCACAGCAGCAGGTACAGGTACAACAACCGATACAAATGCAAGTTCAATCACAGCAAGCTAATACAGGAGTTGGCCAGCCTAACTCTGGTGAGTCTAGTCTGATAAAACAACTGCTTCTTCCAAAAAGAGGCCCCTCAACGCCAGGGGGGAAGCTTATACTCCCAGCTCCACAGATTCCTCCACCTAACAATGCAAGAGCTCCTAGCCCTCAGGTGGTTTATCAGATGGCCAATAACCAGGCACCAGGTTTTGGAGTTCAAGGACAGtctccagctcagcagctgctaGTTGGACAGCAAAATGTTCAGCTGGTCCCAGGTTCAATCCAGCCCCAAGGAGCAGTACAAACAGTACCCATTTCTAATTTACAGATATTGCCAGGCCAGTTGATCTCAAACAGCCCAGCAACTATTTTCCAAGGGACTACTGGCAACCAGGTTACGATAACAGTTGTGCCAAATACGAGTTTTGCTACTGCAACTGTGAGTCAGGGAAATGCAACTCAAATCATTGCTCCAGCAGGAATTGCCGTGAGTGGAGCACAGACAGGAGTTGGGCTACAGGTGCAAACACTTCCAGCTACTCAAGCACCTTCAGCTGGACAATCACCGTGTACTGCTGCTCCCCCATTCAAAGGTGATAAAATAATTTGccaaaaggaggaagaagcaaaGGAAGCAACAGGTTTACACATTCATGAACGTAAAATTGAAGTTATGGAGAATCCTTCCTGCCGAAGAGGAGCTGCAAACACCAGCAATGGGGatgctaaagaaaatgaaatgcaggTGGGAAGTCTTTTAAATGGGAGAAAGTATAGTGACTCCAGTCTACCTCCTTCTAACTCAGGGAAAACTCAGAATGAGGCCAATCAGTGCTCACAAGTCAGTAATGGGCCATCATTAGAAATGGGTGAGAACGGAGCTCCTGGAAAGCAGAACTTTGAACAAATGGACACACAGGAAATTAAAAGTGATTTGAAGAAGCCCCTAGTTAATGGAATCTGTGATTTTGAAAAAGGAGATTGTTCTCATTTGAGCAAAAACATTCCAAATCACAAAACTTCCAATCATGTAGGAAATGGTGAGATATCTTCAGTGGAACAACAAGGGAATTTGGATGCCACGCAGCAAGATACTGCCAAAGGTGATCAAGGGGAAAGAATTTCTAATGGGCCTGTATTAACTTTGAGTAGTTCACCTGTTGTAAGCGGTACACAGGAGGCTGCAAAACTGTTAACCCAGCAACTTAGTGGTACCAACACTGATTTACCTAATGGACCTCTAGCTTCAAGTTTGAATTCAGATGTGCCTCAGCAACGCCCAAGTGTAGTTGTCTCACCACAATCTACAGCCTCTGTTATACAGGGGCATCAAATCATAGCAGTTCCACACTCAGGACCTAGAGTGTCCCAGTCTACCCTGTCATCCGAAGTTCGGTCTACTAATGGCACAGCAGAATGCAAAACTGTAAAGAGGCCAGCAGAGGATAATGACAGGGAAACTGTTCCAGGAATTCCAAATAAAGTAGGAGTTAGAATTGTTACAATCAGTGACCCCAACAATGCTGGTTGCAGTGCAACTATGGTTGCTGTGCCAGCTGGAGCGGATCCAAGCACTGTAGCAAAAGTAGCAATAGAAAGTGCTGTTcaacaaaagcagcagcatccaACCACGTATATACAAAGCATGGTCACACAG AGCACACCTGCAACGTCGATACCAACAGTGCAAGTACAGGGCCAGCAGATCAATTTGCAGCCACCTTCGTACACTGCAGCAAGTCAGCATGCAGAGCAAATGAAAAAACCTGGACAGAACTTCATGTGTCTGTGGCAATCTTGTAAAAA GTGGTTTCAGACACCATCACAGGTTTTCTATCATGCAGCAACTGAACATGGAGGAAAAGATGTCTACCCAGGGCAGTGCTTATGGGAGGGATGTGAACCTTTCCAGCGGCAGAGGTTTTCCTTCATTACCCATTTACAG GATAAGCACTGCTCCAGAGATGCTTTGCTTGCAGGATTAAAACAAGATGAACATGGACAAGTAGGAAACCAGAAGCCTCCCAATAA TGTCTAA